The genomic window TGGTGCTTCTACCAACTTAAAAGGTGAAACTATTCAAGATTTAAATACTGGATCAGCAATGGAAGCCCTTCAAGGAATTGCTCCGGGAATTAGCGTTACTAGAAATAGTGGTGCTCCAGGTGCTGGTACAAAAGTTACCATTCGTGGTTTGGGTACAGTTGGAAATTCAGATCCTTTGTATATCGTCGATGGTGTGACTGTTGGAAATATCGATTATTTAAGCCCTTCAGATATTGAGTCTTTGGATGTTTTAAAAGATGCGGCTTCTGCGGCAATTTACGGGTCTAGAGCTGCAAACGGTGTTGTTTTGGTTACAACCGTTAAAGGTCGTAAAGGAAGACCGGCTAGAATTAGCTATGATTCTTTTTATGGAATTCAAAATATTTATAAAAATGTAGATCCTCTTAATGCACAAGAATACATGTACATTATGGATGAAGCGCGTGTTAATGATGGACTTGCTCCGAACGACTGGCAGGCTATATTAACAAATAATGCTTTTTTAGAAAATAATTATCCAGGTGCGGGTGTTCAATATGGTAATGAAATCTGGCAAAACCTTCAAAATGGATGGAAAGGTACAAATTGGATTAATGAAATGTCTAAAAAAGATGCACCGGTAGTAAGTCATGCTCTTAATATCACAGGTGGAAGCGAAGATATCACTTATTCATTTGGACTTTCTTATTATGATCAAGACGGTATTATTGGAGGCAATATTGTAGATGCTGGATTTAAAAGGCTGACTGCAAGAATGAACACTCAAATGGTCTTGAAAAAGAACGACAGCCATAGTATTATTACTGTAGGCGAGAATGTAACTTTTACTAGTTCGCAAAATAGAGGTGTATCGAATGGAAATATTTATGGTAATGATTTGCATAATGCAATTACTCAAAATCCGTTACAGCCAGCTTATTGGCAGCCTTCTATCGATAGAAATATAAACGAATTTGGGTTTTCACCTTCTTTAGATGGTTTATCTACAACTCAAACAAACCCTTTGGCAGTGTTATTTTACAGAAGTAACTACAATTATCCTAAAGATTATAAAATTGCAGGAAATGCTTTTGTAGAGATCGAACCACTTTCAAATCTTAGATTTAAGTCGGTTTTTGGTATAGATTCATGGTTTGGACAAGGCAGATCAATGAACCCAACTTATCATTTAGGAGTATTGTATAATGATGCAGTTGATGGCGCTTCGCAATATTCTTATTTTGGTGCTAATTCAACATGGACTAATACAGTTTCTTACCAAAAACAATTTGGCAATCATAATTTGAACGCTGTTGTCGGAATTGAACAGTTTAAAAATATTGTGAATAACAATTTAAATGGCTCTAGAAATGGACTTTTATATCCTGGAGATCCTAGATATGCTTATATAAATAATACTAAGCCTGCTAGTTCAATAGGTGATATTAGTAATTCTGGATTTGATTCTGCTGCTGGTGGCGGAGGTTTGATGTCGTATTTTGCTAGAGCACAATATGACTATAAGGAAAAATATCTTCTTTCTGCTGTTATACGTCGAGATGGTTCTTCAAATTTCGGAAATGGTTACAAATACGGTAATTTCCCTTCACTATCTGCAGGTTGGGTAATTTCAAAAGAAGATTTTATGTCTAGTACGTCAAAGACCATTAACTTCTTAAAATTAAGAGGAAGCTGGGGACAAAATGGTAATCAGGCAATTCCTGCTTTTATTTACTCTTCTACAATTGCTTATGCTTTTCCTGGATACTTTTTTGGAGATACAAAACCTGTTTCTGGACCAACAGCATATCCTGCAAGGGTTCCTAACCCAGCAGTTAGCTGGGAAACATCTGAACAGCTAGATTTTGGATTGGATGCAAGTTTATTTGATTCAAAATTAGGAATCACATTTGATTGGTATAACAAGACAACTAGAGACTGGCTGGTTGAAGCTAAACCTCCAGGAACTTCAGGAGCAGCACCTCCTTACATTAATGGTGGAGATATTGAAAATAAAGGTTTTGAAATCTCTGTGAGCTGGAAAGACAAAATAGGCGATTTTAAATATGGTCTTACTGTGAGCGGGGCTGCAAATAAAAATAAAGTTACAAAGGTTGCAAATGCTGATGGTATAATTCATGGGCCAAGCCACGTGTTATCGCAAGGAACTTCAGAAATATCAAGAGCGCAGATTGGTTACCCAATTGGATATTTTTACGGATTTAAAACTGCTGGAATTTTGCAAAACCAACAAGAAGTTAATGAATATGTAGGTCCAAGCGGACAACCTTATTTTGCAGATCAACGCCCTGGAGACGTTCGCTTTGTAGATTTAAACCAAGATGGGATTATCGACGAAAAAGATAAAACAATGTTAGGAGATCCAAATCCAGATTTCCAATTAGGTATTCAGTTAAATTTTGAATATAAAAATATTTATTTGAACACTACAATGGCTGGAAAATACGGCATGCAGGTTATGCAGTCTTACAGATCATTTTCTGACAGTCCAAAACAAAATTACACTTCAGATGTTTTTGATCGCTGGCATGGAGAAGGAACTTCAACAAAAATGCCTCGTTTAAGTTCGGTGTCAAATAGAAATTCAAATGAGATATCTGATATTTACATGCAGAACGCAGATTACTTAAGAATCAATAATTTAACAGTTGGTTATAACTTTAATGATGTATTAAAAGATGTTAAATTCATTAGTAATCTTAAATTTTATGTGGCAGTAAATAACTTATACACTTTCACTAAATACGATGGGATGGATCCAGATGTTCGTTGGGGAGGAGACAGTACAAACTTTCAATGGGCTTCAGGAATTGACTTAGGATTATATCCACAGTCAAGAACAGTGATGTTTGGCTTTAGTGCAGATTTTTAATATTAATACAATCGAAATGAAAAAACTAAAATATATTATAGCAGTTTCTGCAATTTTCATGGCAGCAAGTTGTGATGATTATCTAGATCAGGATAATCTTGGAGAAAAAGGCTTAGACACTTATTATAAGACACCAACAGATATCGAAGAAGCAATGTCAGGTGTTTATAATGCTATTTATACAACAAATATTCATAGTGAAGAACAGATGGCTGCCAATTTGATGGATAATATGATGTTCGGCGGCGGTGGTCCTGATGATAAAACAGCAAAATGGGTAGATAATTTTGAAGATCCAGTTGAAGATACTTATCACGATATGTGGAAACAATCTTACAATGGTATTTCAAGAGCGAATGCTATTATTGAGTCAATCCCTGTAGCAGATTTTTCTAAGCATTTTAAAACTCCTGCTGAAGCTGAAAATTTTAAAAAGCAAGCATTGGGAGAAGCTTTATTTATGAGAGCTTTCTTTTACTTCAGATTGGCTAAATTTTTTGGAGGAGTACCACTTATTATGACGTATGACGCTGATAGATATGTAGGCAGATCAACTTATTCAGAAACTTTTGCAGTTATAGCATCAGATTTAAAAGCGGCGATAGAGACAATGCCTGCTACACCTGTTACTAGTATTCCAACAGCAAGATACGGCCATGCAAACAAATGGGTTGCTGAGGCATATTTAGCACGTGTGTATTTGTTTTACACTGGATATATGACTAATATTGAAAAACAAGCTACTGCAGATCTGCCTCTTGTTGATGGTGGTTCTATTACTGGAACGCAAGTTGCTTCTTATTTAAATGATTGTATCAATAATAGTGGTCATAAATTGGCTTCTGATTTTAGAAATCTTTGGGCATATTCTTATGTGAACATCAGCGCTGGAACTAATGTATTACCTTGGGCTACAACAGAAGGTTTGTCATGGGTTGGTCAAGATGGTGTCAGTCCAACTTTTGGAACAGGAAACTTCGAAACTATGTTCGTGCAAAGATTTTCTTTTGGTGACTGGGGCTGGACAAATGGTAATATTTATACCAATAGACTTGCTTTGTTTAATTCGATGCGTGGTAACTCACAAGTGCCATTTGGTGAAGGCTGGGGATGGTGTACAATTAACCCAAAATTATATAGCGGATGGTCAGATCTTGATCCAAGAAAAAGAGGTTCTATTATTGAAGTTGGAAGAGCAGATCAGGGAACAGCTGGTTATGCAAGAGATAAAGGAGATCATGAAACAGGTTATTTCAATAAAAAATATACTTCATTGCAGCATGATAATGGTGCAGGATCAAATGTAGGTATGTTTGTTCAATTGTACGATTGGTCAAATGCTGATATGCAGTTAATGCATGCACAGGATTTCATCTTCATGCGTTTTGCAGATGTGTTATTAATGCACTCAGAAATTACTCAAACGCCAGATGGAATTAATGCAGTTCGTTTAAGAGCAAAATTAGGACCTGTTGGATATTCTTTAGATGCTATAAAAGATGAGCGTTTGCACGAATTTGCTTTTGAAGGTCTACACTGGTTCGATTTACTACGCTGGGGAGATGTTGAAAGTGCATTTAATGATGTAATTCCAGTAAGAAATTCAGGCGTTGATGCTAATTACAGCGTTAAATATAGACCAGAAACTAAAGGTTTAGTTCCAATTCCGGAAACAGAAATGAGGGTGCTAAATGGAGTGTATACACAAAATCCAGGTTGGTAATATTAATAACTACTAATAATTAGAAAGATGAAAATTCATAATATAAAATATTTATTAATTGCTGCGTTTGTGCTTGTCTTTTCGGCATGTGACCCAATTGTAGACGAGCAGCAACTGACAAATTCGACAGATGTTGCAGGGGTTAATTTAACGGTGGCTCACAGTACTCCTGGAGGAAATAAAATTACCTTAAAGATGGATACTCCGGGTGTAACAGGTTATTGGGATTATAACCTAGGAAAGGCTTTAACAAATGAAGTAACTGTTGTATATCCAATTCCTGGAAAATCTACATTTACTTTTATTGGAACTTTAGGAGGTGAGTTTTTTAGCAAAACAATTGATGTACAGATTGATAAATTAGATACTCGTCTAGATCAAGATTGGTACGATTTAGTAAGTGAAAATACTGTTGCAGGTAAAACATGGGTTTTTGATGGAGCTGCAGGTACAGGTGCGATGTTCTGGTTTATGTCGCCTCCAGATAATCCTGATTCGGCTATGAGTGCTTGGTGGAATGCAGGAGATTGCTGTCCTCCACTTGATGTAAGCGGAAAAATGCATTTTGACTTAAATGGTGCCGCAAATTACAATCATTACGAAACTGCAGCAGCTGCAGCTGAGAAAGGAAGCTTTGTTTTGGATCCTACTAATAAAAAATTGATTATCCAAAATTCAAAAATCTTAGGTTATGAAGCTGGAAATACAGCTAATGAATATAACATTATCACACTTACCGAAGATAAATTAGTATTATATGTGCCAAGAAGTTTAAAAGATCCTGGTACAGGCTGGACATTTGTTTATAAGCCACAATAATTTCATGTTAGTTATTTTCGAAAAAGGAAGACTAAAAATTTCCTTTTTCGATTTTTCAAACATTTTATATTTCATTCAGTGTTAGAATGAAATATTTAGAAGATTTAAACTATGGTTAGTTTAAGTTAAGTTTATTGCCTGGGTAGCCCATAATT from Flavobacterium fluviale includes these protein-coding regions:
- a CDS encoding RagB/SusD family nutrient uptake outer membrane protein, translating into MKKLKYIIAVSAIFMAASCDDYLDQDNLGEKGLDTYYKTPTDIEEAMSGVYNAIYTTNIHSEEQMAANLMDNMMFGGGGPDDKTAKWVDNFEDPVEDTYHDMWKQSYNGISRANAIIESIPVADFSKHFKTPAEAENFKKQALGEALFMRAFFYFRLAKFFGGVPLIMTYDADRYVGRSTYSETFAVIASDLKAAIETMPATPVTSIPTARYGHANKWVAEAYLARVYLFYTGYMTNIEKQATADLPLVDGGSITGTQVASYLNDCINNSGHKLASDFRNLWAYSYVNISAGTNVLPWATTEGLSWVGQDGVSPTFGTGNFETMFVQRFSFGDWGWTNGNIYTNRLALFNSMRGNSQVPFGEGWGWCTINPKLYSGWSDLDPRKRGSIIEVGRADQGTAGYARDKGDHETGYFNKKYTSLQHDNGAGSNVGMFVQLYDWSNADMQLMHAQDFIFMRFADVLLMHSEITQTPDGINAVRLRAKLGPVGYSLDAIKDERLHEFAFEGLHWFDLLRWGDVESAFNDVIPVRNSGVDANYSVKYRPETKGLVPIPETEMRVLNGVYTQNPGW
- a CDS encoding SusC/RagA family TonB-linked outer membrane protein; translation: MKLTKLLIFCISSLLFSVIAFAQDVTVTGIVNDESGLPVPGASVLVKGTNKATASDFDGKFQISVPSNGTLIISFVGFETANEVINGRTKVNVVLKAVSQSLNEVVVIGYGTQKKALITGASTNLKGETIQDLNTGSAMEALQGIAPGISVTRNSGAPGAGTKVTIRGLGTVGNSDPLYIVDGVTVGNIDYLSPSDIESLDVLKDAASAAIYGSRAANGVVLVTTVKGRKGRPARISYDSFYGIQNIYKNVDPLNAQEYMYIMDEARVNDGLAPNDWQAILTNNAFLENNYPGAGVQYGNEIWQNLQNGWKGTNWINEMSKKDAPVVSHALNITGGSEDITYSFGLSYYDQDGIIGGNIVDAGFKRLTARMNTQMVLKKNDSHSIITVGENVTFTSSQNRGVSNGNIYGNDLHNAITQNPLQPAYWQPSIDRNINEFGFSPSLDGLSTTQTNPLAVLFYRSNYNYPKDYKIAGNAFVEIEPLSNLRFKSVFGIDSWFGQGRSMNPTYHLGVLYNDAVDGASQYSYFGANSTWTNTVSYQKQFGNHNLNAVVGIEQFKNIVNNNLNGSRNGLLYPGDPRYAYINNTKPASSIGDISNSGFDSAAGGGGLMSYFARAQYDYKEKYLLSAVIRRDGSSNFGNGYKYGNFPSLSAGWVISKEDFMSSTSKTINFLKLRGSWGQNGNQAIPAFIYSSTIAYAFPGYFFGDTKPVSGPTAYPARVPNPAVSWETSEQLDFGLDASLFDSKLGITFDWYNKTTRDWLVEAKPPGTSGAAPPYINGGDIENKGFEISVSWKDKIGDFKYGLTVSGAANKNKVTKVANADGIIHGPSHVLSQGTSEISRAQIGYPIGYFYGFKTAGILQNQQEVNEYVGPSGQPYFADQRPGDVRFVDLNQDGIIDEKDKTMLGDPNPDFQLGIQLNFEYKNIYLNTTMAGKYGMQVMQSYRSFSDSPKQNYTSDVFDRWHGEGTSTKMPRLSSVSNRNSNEISDIYMQNADYLRINNLTVGYNFNDVLKDVKFISNLKFYVAVNNLYTFTKYDGMDPDVRWGGDSTNFQWASGIDLGLYPQSRTVMFGFSADF